Proteins co-encoded in one Capsicum annuum cultivar UCD-10X-F1 chromosome 9, UCD10Xv1.1, whole genome shotgun sequence genomic window:
- the LOC107841035 gene encoding protein CfxQ: MQRTKDQRSRSSRPITIHGLAQSGDVVAFKKLLNDNPSLLNERNPVMVQTPLHVAAGYDNVEILKFLLSWPGTEQVELEAKNMYGETPLHMAAKNGCNEAAKMLLAHGALVEARANNGMTPLHLAVWHSLRAEDYSAVKTLLEYNADCSAEDNEGMTPINHLSQGPGNEKLRELLHGYLEEQRKRKAIEACSQTKAKMDELENELSKIVGLDELKLQLRKWAKGMLLDERRRALGLKVGARRPPHMAFLGNPGTGKTMVARILGKLLHMVGILPTDKVTEVQRTDLVGEFVGHTGPKTRRKIQEAEGGILFVDEAYRLIPMQKSDDKDYGLEALEEIMSVMDSGKIVVIFAGYSEPMKRVITSNEGFCRRVTKFFHFDNFSSEDLAKILHLKMTSQADRSLLYGFKLHPSCTADAVASLFKEETTEKQRKEMNGGLVDPLLVNARENLDLRLSFDCIDSDELLTISLEDLKAGLQLLSQTGAA; the protein is encoded by the exons ATGGTGCAGACGCCTCTTCATGTTGCTGCTGGTTATGACAATGTCGAAATACTCAAGTTTTTGCTCAGTTGGCCGGGCACAGAGCAGGTGGAgcttgaagccaagaacatg TATGGGGAGACACCATTGCACATGGCAGCCAAGAACGGTTGTAATGAAGCAGCAAAGATGCTTCTTGCTCATGGTGCTCTTGTTGAAGCCAGAGCCAAT AATGGGATGACTCCGCTGCACCTTGCTGTTTGGCACTCACTACGAGCCGAAGACTATTCAGCAGTAAAGACATTGTTGGAGTATAACGCGGATTGTAGTGCTGAAGACAAT GAGGGCATGACTCCTATAAATCATCTCTCTCAAGGCCCCGGAAATGAAAAATTGCGCGAACTGCTCCATGGGTATCTTGAAGAACAAAGAAAACGTAAAGCCATTGAAGCATGCAGCCAAACTAAAGCTAAAATGGATGAACTTGAAAACGAATTATCTAAAATAGTGGGGTTAGACGAACTTAAACTGCAACTCCGCAAATGGGCAAAGGGGATGCTCTTGGATGAGAGGCGTAGGGCCCTAGGGCTTAAAGTCGGTGCAAGAAGACCACCCCATATGGCTTTCCTTGGAAACCCCGGAACAG GAAAAACTATGGTTGCTCGAATTCTTGGAAAATTACTTCATATGGTTGGGATTCTTCCTACTGACAAGGTGACAGAGGTGCAGAGAACAGATCTGGTTGGTGAATTTGTTGGTCATACAGGGCCAAAGACGAGGAGAAAG ATCCAAGAAGCTGAAGGGGGGATTCTTTTTGTTGATGAAGCCTATCGATTAATACCTATGCAGAAGTCGGATGACAAGGACTATGGTTTGGAAGCGCTAGAGGAGATAATGTCTGTTATGGACAGCGGGAAAATTGTAGTAATTTTTGCAGGTTACAGTGAACCAATGAAGCGCGTGATCACTTCTAATGAAGGTTTCTGTAGAAGAGTAACAAAGTTTTTCCATTTCGACAACTTTAGCTCTGAAGACCTTGCGAAGATTCTTCATCTTAAAATGACCAGTCAAGCTGATCGTAGCTTGCTATATGGATTTAAGCTGCATCCTTCATGTACCGCTGATGCAGTTGCATCACTTTTCAAGGAAGAAACCACTGAAAAACAGCGCAAGGAGATGAACGGAGGTCTAGTTGACCCATTGCTAGTTAATGCAAGAGAGAATTTGGATCTGCGACTCAGTTTTGACTGTATAGACTCAGACGAACTACTAACGATTTCTCTAGAGGATTTAAAAGCTGGTCTTCAATTGTTATCGCAAACAGGAGCAGCTTAG